The proteins below come from a single Bacteroidales bacterium WCE2004 genomic window:
- a CDS encoding PD-(D/E)XK nuclease superfamily protein, whose protein sequence is MIPFLEQVARHYYAEGGVEDLCFIVPNRRAKLFFEKYLAGCVAEAGRPLCAPEVYTMDDFFYTLAGAEKTDQVHLLLELYECYRPLYEAQGAKAEDLDEFIFWGGVLLSDFGDVDKYLVDPKRLFQNIADFRALQDDFEYLDEKQLEAIRHFLSHFQTGGKYKEAFRRIWDILLPLYEAFNARLREQGMSCAGQVYRALAERLQDTPAVDLLQERFGYVRKFVFVGLNALNECEKRLMRRLRDAHLAEFCWDYGKGWISDPHNKSSFFLRDNVLEFPQAFEPDPEPLPEPQIHVLSVPSAVGQAKQVPAILDRLGAGGIETAVVLPDEGLLMSVLNSLPERIRDVNVTMGYPMSGSALSALMDDVAALQMHLREKDGQWYFYHKQVWSLFSNSIFKTLAGEEGQARMEKVRGEARYYIPQADLNGLPLFDKIFQPVAKAPGERDKAQVRALEDYQLALLAFLGSALREQPGMALELDFIREYYLAVGRLRSRSLQVLPATYFRLLGKLLLGITDPFHGEPLRGLQVMGPLETRALDFDNLILLSCNEGIFPRRSVAASFVPAELRRSFGLPTYEYQDAVWAYYFYRMIRRAGQVWLLFDSRTEGVKGGEESRYIKQLELHFHAPLKRYVMQAEISTGGDESQIPKTEEHVRALREKNLSASALQNYLVCPAKFYYHSVCGLKEQEEVTEALEANDIGNVFHETMQELYGPEGRRVTRADLQALLKGDRIGRTVRRHILETLHTFELSGRNILFEDMVCRCVRKAVQRDLELLVSAGRDAFEILGLEKRCHTEIGGFRFVGYIDRLDSVVPGQVRVVDYKTGRVTDEDFLITEANADTVVEKLFGPDNAKRPKIALQLYLYDRFISGDDKVRGCDIVNSIYGTSRLFVHEIENVALNARFLSLMAERLDGLLAEIADLSVPFSRTEDARTCQWCDFKNICGR, encoded by the coding sequence ATGATTCCGTTCCTTGAGCAGGTGGCGCGGCATTACTATGCCGAGGGAGGCGTTGAAGATCTGTGCTTCATCGTCCCGAACCGGCGTGCGAAGCTGTTCTTCGAGAAATACCTGGCCGGCTGCGTGGCCGAGGCCGGGCGCCCCTTGTGCGCTCCGGAGGTGTATACGATGGATGATTTCTTCTACACCCTCGCGGGGGCGGAGAAGACCGACCAGGTCCACCTCCTGCTGGAACTGTACGAGTGCTACAGGCCCCTCTACGAGGCGCAGGGCGCCAAGGCCGAGGACCTGGACGAATTCATCTTCTGGGGCGGCGTACTGCTGTCCGACTTCGGCGACGTGGACAAGTATCTCGTCGACCCGAAGCGGCTCTTCCAGAACATCGCGGACTTCCGCGCGCTCCAGGACGACTTCGAATACCTCGACGAGAAGCAGCTGGAGGCCATCCGGCATTTCCTTTCCCATTTCCAGACGGGCGGCAAGTACAAGGAAGCCTTCCGCCGCATCTGGGACATCCTGCTGCCGCTCTACGAAGCGTTCAACGCGCGGCTGCGCGAGCAGGGCATGTCCTGCGCGGGCCAGGTGTACCGGGCCCTCGCGGAGCGCCTGCAGGACACGCCCGCCGTGGACCTGCTGCAGGAGCGTTTCGGCTACGTGCGCAAGTTCGTCTTCGTCGGGCTCAACGCCCTCAACGAGTGCGAGAAGCGCCTGATGCGCCGCCTGCGCGACGCGCATCTTGCGGAGTTCTGCTGGGATTACGGCAAGGGCTGGATCAGCGACCCGCACAACAAATCCTCCTTCTTCCTGCGCGACAACGTCCTCGAATTCCCCCAGGCCTTCGAGCCCGATCCGGAGCCCCTGCCCGAGCCGCAGATCCACGTGCTGAGCGTGCCTTCTGCCGTGGGCCAGGCCAAGCAGGTCCCGGCCATCCTCGACCGGCTCGGCGCCGGCGGCATCGAGACGGCGGTCGTCCTGCCGGACGAAGGCCTGCTGATGAGCGTGCTCAACTCCCTGCCGGAGCGCATCCGCGATGTCAACGTGACGATGGGCTACCCGATGTCGGGCAGCGCCCTGAGCGCGCTGATGGACGACGTGGCCGCGCTCCAGATGCACCTGCGCGAGAAGGACGGGCAGTGGTACTTCTACCACAAGCAGGTCTGGAGCCTCTTCTCCAACAGCATCTTCAAGACCCTCGCGGGCGAGGAAGGACAGGCGCGGATGGAGAAGGTCCGCGGCGAAGCCCGCTACTATATCCCGCAGGCCGACCTGAACGGCCTGCCGCTCTTCGACAAGATCTTCCAGCCGGTGGCGAAGGCCCCCGGCGAACGCGACAAGGCCCAGGTGCGCGCCCTGGAGGACTACCAGCTCGCGCTGCTCGCCTTCCTCGGCTCCGCCCTGCGCGAGCAGCCCGGCATGGCGCTGGAGCTGGATTTCATCCGCGAATACTACCTGGCCGTCGGGCGCCTGCGCAGCCGCTCGCTGCAGGTTCTGCCGGCCACCTATTTCCGCCTGCTGGGCAAGCTCCTGCTCGGAATCACGGACCCGTTCCATGGCGAGCCCCTGCGGGGCCTGCAGGTCATGGGCCCGCTGGAGACGCGCGCCCTCGACTTCGACAACCTCATCCTGCTGAGCTGCAACGAAGGCATCTTCCCGCGGCGCAGCGTGGCGGCGTCGTTCGTGCCGGCCGAGCTGCGCCGGAGCTTCGGCCTGCCGACCTACGAATACCAGGACGCCGTGTGGGCGTATTATTTCTACCGGATGATCCGCCGGGCGGGGCAGGTCTGGCTGCTCTTCGACTCCCGCACCGAGGGCGTCAAGGGCGGTGAGGAGAGCCGCTACATCAAGCAGCTGGAGCTGCATTTCCACGCGCCCCTCAAGCGCTACGTGATGCAGGCGGAGATCAGCACGGGCGGGGACGAGAGCCAGATTCCGAAGACGGAGGAGCATGTCCGCGCCCTGCGGGAAAAGAACCTCTCCGCCTCGGCCCTGCAGAACTACCTCGTGTGCCCGGCCAAGTTCTACTACCACAGCGTCTGCGGCCTCAAGGAGCAGGAAGAAGTGACGGAGGCGCTGGAGGCCAACGACATCGGCAACGTCTTCCATGAGACCATGCAGGAACTCTACGGCCCCGAGGGCCGCCGGGTCACCCGTGCGGACCTGCAGGCGCTGCTGAAGGGCGACCGCATCGGCCGGACCGTGCGCCGCCATATCCTGGAGACCCTGCACACCTTCGAGCTGAGCGGCCGCAACATCCTCTTCGAGGACATGGTCTGCCGCTGCGTCCGCAAGGCGGTCCAGCGCGACCTCGAGCTGCTGGTCTCCGCCGGCCGGGACGCTTTCGAGATCCTCGGCCTGGAGAAGCGCTGCCACACCGAGATCGGCGGCTTCCGCTTCGTCGGCTACATCGACCGGCTGGACAGCGTCGTCCCCGGCCAGGTCCGCGTGGTGGACTACAAGACCGGCCGCGTGACCGACGAAGACTTCCTGATCACGGAAGCGAATGCCGACACCGTGGTGGAGAAGCTCTTCGGCCCGGACAACGCCAAGCGGCCCAAGATCGCCCTCCAGCTCTACCTCTACGACCGGTTCATCTCCGGCGACGACAAGGTCAGGGGCTGCGACATCGTCAATTCCATCTACGGGACATCCCGGCTTTTCGTCCACGAGATCGAGAACGTCGCGCTCAACGCGCGCTTCCTCTCCCTGATGGCGGAGCGCCTGGACGGCCTGCTCGCCGAGATCGCCGACCTGTCCGTGCCCTTCAGCCGGACGGAGGACGCGAGGACCTGCCAGTGGTGTGACTTCAAAAACATCTGCGGACGATGA
- a CDS encoding glucosamine-6-phosphate deaminase encodes MNKPFILPYEGGLIEKDLPAGILHNYEKIWTDIYPEAAPAASAVADLIVNAINQCEGRLFRLGLTTGITPAPLYEELARRFRAGEVSFRNVEVVSIDEYYPSSGDEAQSRNHRLHEALLDQVDILPEHIHIPDGTVPQAEVSDYCAAFDKVARGLDLLVIGIGEEGQLGFNEAGSNEKTRTRTVRLSYSSRKRQARNFGSDLSVTPQSAITMGIGTMLSAGHIILMAWGEDKAEAVKAIVEGEITTACPASLLQRHDHIRFFTDATGGSQLTRVVAPWLVGPCDWTPKLIRKAVVWLCGVVGKPILKLTDKDYLENSLGELLEYAGPFDKINIEVFNDLQHTITGWPGGKPNADDSTRPVAAAPYPKTVLLFSPHPDDDVISMGGTFIRLVSQGHDVHVAYETSGNVAVHDDVVLQHFDAASMLGMADRYDAVKALVDAKVPGEPEPRELLDLKAAIRRSEARAAVRSFGLNPDTNAHFLNLPFYESGSIKKKPCTQADVDIIKDLIRSLKPHMIFMAGDLADPHGTHRVCTEAALEAVEQLRAEGNAWLAGTHIWLYRGAWMEWEIGRVDMAVPLSPGEVVMKRHAIFRHLSQKDIVPFPGEDPREFWQRAEERTQNTARQYDSLGMAEYQAIEVFLKLC; translated from the coding sequence ATGAACAAGCCATTTATTCTACCTTATGAAGGCGGCCTGATCGAGAAGGATCTCCCGGCCGGCATTCTGCATAATTACGAGAAAATCTGGACGGACATCTATCCGGAGGCCGCGCCGGCCGCTTCGGCCGTGGCCGACCTGATCGTCAACGCCATCAACCAGTGTGAAGGACGCCTGTTCCGGCTGGGCCTCACGACCGGCATCACGCCGGCGCCGCTCTACGAGGAGCTCGCCCGCCGTTTCCGCGCCGGCGAGGTGTCTTTCCGCAACGTGGAGGTCGTCTCCATCGATGAATACTACCCTTCTTCCGGCGACGAAGCCCAGAGCCGCAACCACCGCCTCCACGAGGCGCTGCTGGACCAGGTGGACATCCTCCCGGAACACATCCACATCCCGGACGGCACCGTCCCGCAGGCGGAAGTGTCCGACTACTGCGCCGCTTTCGACAAAGTGGCCCGCGGCCTGGACCTGCTGGTGATCGGCATCGGCGAGGAAGGCCAGCTGGGCTTCAACGAAGCCGGCAGCAACGAGAAGACGCGCACCCGCACCGTGCGTCTCTCCTACAGCTCCCGCAAGCGCCAGGCGCGCAATTTCGGCAGCGACCTGTCGGTTACGCCGCAGAGCGCCATCACGATGGGCATCGGCACGATGCTCTCCGCCGGGCACATCATCCTGATGGCCTGGGGCGAAGACAAGGCCGAGGCCGTCAAGGCCATCGTCGAGGGAGAGATCACCACCGCCTGCCCCGCCTCGCTGCTGCAGCGCCACGACCACATCCGCTTCTTCACGGACGCCACGGGCGGCAGCCAGCTGACCCGCGTGGTGGCCCCCTGGCTGGTCGGCCCCTGCGACTGGACGCCGAAGCTCATCCGCAAGGCCGTCGTCTGGCTGTGCGGGGTCGTCGGCAAGCCGATCCTCAAGCTCACGGACAAGGACTACCTGGAGAACTCGCTGGGCGAGCTGCTCGAGTACGCCGGTCCGTTCGACAAGATCAACATCGAGGTCTTCAACGACCTCCAGCATACCATCACCGGCTGGCCGGGCGGCAAGCCGAACGCCGACGACAGCACGCGTCCGGTGGCCGCCGCCCCGTATCCCAAGACGGTGCTCCTCTTCTCGCCGCACCCCGACGACGACGTCATCTCGATGGGCGGCACCTTCATCCGGCTTGTCTCCCAGGGGCACGACGTGCACGTGGCCTACGAGACGTCCGGCAACGTCGCCGTCCACGACGACGTGGTGCTCCAGCATTTCGACGCCGCGTCGATGCTCGGCATGGCCGACCGCTACGACGCCGTCAAGGCCCTGGTGGACGCCAAGGTCCCGGGCGAGCCCGAACCGCGGGAACTGCTGGACCTCAAGGCGGCGATCCGCCGCAGTGAGGCCCGCGCGGCCGTCCGCTCCTTCGGCCTCAACCCCGACACCAACGCCCATTTCCTCAACCTGCCCTTCTACGAATCCGGCAGCATCAAGAAGAAACCCTGCACCCAGGCCGACGTGGACATCATCAAGGACCTGATCCGCTCGCTCAAGCCGCACATGATCTTCATGGCCGGCGACCTCGCCGACCCGCACGGCACGCACCGCGTGTGCACCGAGGCGGCGCTGGAAGCCGTGGAGCAGCTGCGCGCAGAGGGCAACGCCTGGCTCGCCGGGACGCACATCTGGCTCTACCGCGGCGCCTGGATGGAATGGGAGATCGGACGCGTGGACATGGCCGTCCCCCTGAGCCCGGGAGAAGTGGTCATGAAGCGCCACGCCATCTTCCGCCACCTCTCGCAGAAGGACATCGTCCCCTTCCCGGGCGAAGACCCGCGCGAGTTCTGGCAGCGCGCCGAGGAGCGCACGCAGAACACCGCACGCCAGTACGACAGCCTCGGCATGGCCGAGTACCAGGCCATCGAAGTATTCCTGAAACTCTGTTAA
- a CDS encoding glucosamine-6-phosphate deaminase — MKVIIRDNAREGGLWAAHYIASRIREKAARTDEPFVLGLPTGSTPLNTYAELVRMVKAGEISFKNVISFNMDEYAGLPVEHPESYHSFMFKNLFDHIDEPLENIHILNGNAADPAAECAAYERAIEQAGGIDLFLGGIGEDGHIAFNEPFSPLSSRTRLVTLTQDTREVNSRFFGGDPEAVPAQAMSVGVATVMDAREVVILAFGSKKARALASAIEGPMSHYNTVSALQNHPAGIIVCDEAAIGEVKVNSYRYFKAVEAAESRL, encoded by the coding sequence ATGAAAGTCATCATCCGCGACAATGCCAGGGAGGGCGGCCTGTGGGCCGCGCACTACATCGCCTCCCGCATCCGGGAGAAAGCCGCCAGGACCGACGAGCCCTTCGTGCTGGGCCTGCCCACCGGCTCCACCCCGCTCAACACCTACGCCGAGCTCGTCCGCATGGTCAAGGCCGGCGAAATCTCCTTCAAGAACGTCATCTCCTTCAACATGGACGAATACGCCGGCCTGCCTGTGGAGCATCCCGAGAGCTACCATTCCTTCATGTTCAAGAACCTCTTCGACCACATCGACGAGCCGCTGGAGAACATCCATATCCTCAACGGCAACGCCGCCGACCCGGCCGCCGAGTGCGCCGCCTACGAGCGCGCCATCGAGCAGGCGGGCGGCATCGACCTCTTCCTCGGCGGCATCGGCGAGGACGGTCACATCGCCTTCAACGAGCCGTTCTCCCCGCTCTCTTCCCGCACGCGCCTGGTGACCCTCACGCAGGACACCCGCGAGGTCAATTCCCGCTTCTTCGGCGGCGACCCCGAGGCCGTGCCCGCCCAGGCGATGTCTGTGGGCGTCGCCACCGTGATGGACGCCCGCGAGGTGGTCATCCTCGCCTTCGGCTCCAAGAAGGCGCGCGCCCTGGCCAGCGCCATCGAGGGCCCGATGTCCCACTACAACACGGTGAGCGCATTACAGAATCACCCCGCCGGCATCATCGTCTGCGACGAGGCTGCGATCGGCGAGGTGAAAGTCAACAGCTACCGCTATTTCAAAGCCGTAGAGGCCGCGGAGAGCCGTTTATAG
- a CDS encoding Histidine phosphatase superfamily (branch 2) — MTNRLLILPLLALCLSAGAQQTDIFDQLQAHPEYLSGTDYLCPTGPVELTRAPKGYEPFYISHYGRHGARYAWQSDIYDKIHDVFGAAAESDNLTALGASFKERFDGLYPSVRYRVGDLSRKGWQQQQELAGRMYANFPKVFGKDAAVRAWTSTSTRCVMTMSAFCLGLKAQDAKLDIFENFGVSFLPAILPLDGKNPFRNDNYLRTPLRFGETWEQYVERTVDWRAILGRLFKEPFKAVPETEGWDFVSYLYFFAGGMDGIDTDLNFTDIFTPEERVALWKVDDFQFYANAWPTHLGYQPIVEDIIARADERIAGGERGADLRFGHDYTFLPLLMTLDVNGFGHDVADPDEIPVWCQLHEVPMGANLQFVFYRSKRSPKVLFKVLLNGREARLPLPADNWPYYDWDAFKQQAALPVMGDYTTVDTQVPEVSGLCLAPDGDGMLAASDEKGVYAVSWTGETKPFFVERHMDCEGVTIDPATRDVYYVVEGRQEIRRLRAPEYKESELLGVIKEAGYRTNSGLEAITWMNDGTLLVGNQADPRLLIRFSPTEGILDRIEITEGIEDISGLCYDPVRNALWIPDSELRTVNLCTLEGKVIASYPVPFIDNGESLYVDRDRQCIWVGDDTTSKLYKISFKNL, encoded by the coding sequence ATGACCAACCGACTTCTCATCCTGCCCCTGCTGGCGCTCTGCCTGAGCGCAGGGGCCCAGCAAACCGACATCTTCGACCAGCTGCAGGCCCATCCGGAATACCTTTCCGGGACGGACTACCTCTGTCCGACCGGGCCGGTCGAACTGACGCGCGCGCCGAAGGGCTACGAGCCTTTCTACATCAGCCATTATGGCCGTCACGGCGCCCGCTATGCCTGGCAGAGCGACATCTACGACAAGATCCACGACGTGTTCGGGGCGGCCGCCGAAAGCGACAACCTGACGGCGCTCGGCGCCTCCTTCAAGGAGCGCTTCGACGGGCTCTACCCGTCCGTGCGCTACCGCGTCGGCGACCTTTCCCGCAAGGGCTGGCAGCAACAGCAGGAGCTGGCCGGGCGGATGTACGCCAATTTCCCGAAGGTGTTCGGGAAAGACGCGGCCGTGCGCGCCTGGACCTCCACCTCCACGCGCTGCGTGATGACGATGTCCGCCTTCTGCCTGGGCCTGAAGGCGCAGGACGCGAAGCTGGACATCTTCGAGAATTTCGGCGTCAGCTTCCTGCCCGCCATCCTGCCGCTCGACGGCAAGAACCCGTTCCGCAACGACAACTACCTCCGCACGCCGCTCCGTTTCGGGGAGACCTGGGAGCAGTATGTCGAGCGCACGGTGGACTGGCGCGCCATCCTCGGGCGCCTGTTCAAGGAGCCTTTCAAGGCCGTGCCCGAGACTGAGGGCTGGGACTTCGTGTCCTACCTCTACTTCTTCGCCGGCGGCATGGACGGCATCGACACCGACCTGAACTTCACGGACATCTTCACCCCGGAGGAGCGCGTCGCGCTCTGGAAGGTGGACGACTTCCAGTTCTACGCCAACGCCTGGCCTACGCACCTGGGCTACCAGCCGATCGTGGAGGACATCATCGCCAGGGCCGACGAACGCATCGCCGGCGGCGAGCGGGGTGCCGACCTGCGCTTCGGCCACGACTACACCTTCCTGCCGCTGCTGATGACGCTCGATGTCAACGGCTTCGGCCACGACGTCGCCGACCCGGACGAGATCCCGGTCTGGTGCCAGCTGCACGAAGTGCCGATGGGCGCCAACCTCCAGTTCGTTTTCTACCGCAGCAAGCGTTCGCCGAAGGTCCTCTTCAAGGTCCTGCTCAACGGCCGCGAGGCCCGGCTCCCGCTGCCCGCGGACAACTGGCCCTATTATGACTGGGACGCCTTCAAGCAGCAGGCCGCCCTGCCCGTGATGGGCGATTATACCACGGTCGACACGCAGGTCCCCGAAGTGTCCGGCCTCTGCCTGGCGCCGGACGGCGACGGCATGCTGGCCGCGTCCGACGAGAAGGGCGTCTACGCCGTCAGCTGGACGGGGGAGACGAAACCCTTCTTCGTAGAGCGTCATATGGACTGCGAGGGCGTCACGATCGACCCGGCCACCCGCGATGTCTACTATGTCGTCGAGGGCAGGCAGGAAATCCGGCGGCTGCGCGCTCCGGAATACAAGGAGTCCGAATTGCTCGGCGTGATCAAGGAAGCGGGCTACCGGACCAACAGCGGTCTCGAGGCCATCACCTGGATGAACGACGGCACGCTGCTGGTCGGCAACCAGGCGGATCCGCGCCTGCTGATCCGCTTCTCGCCGACCGAGGGCATCCTGGACCGTATTGAGATCACGGAAGGCATCGAGGATATCTCCGGTCTCTGCTATGACCCGGTGCGCAACGCGCTCTGGATTCCGGACAGCGAGCTCCGCACGGTCAATCTCTGCACCCTGGAGGGCAAGGTGATCGCCTCCTATCCGGTGCCCTTCATCGATAACGGAGAAAGCTTGTACGTGGACCGCGACCGCCAGTGCATCTGGGTGGGCGACGATACCACGTCCAAGCTCTACAAGATCAGTTTCAAGAACCTATAA
- a CDS encoding transcriptional regulator, AraC family — protein MLHLLFITDFTESFPNKLLQGIVRYSRRKEQWAICRMPPAFKEKIGLPGVVKFAKDWGADAVIGQFEETDDISLFRKNGIVVVAQDFKKRFQTIPNITADYLGTGRMAARFYIDRGFRNFGFFGFNEVCWSDERCEGFRREVEAAGYGNSFYAYNLQEIDHLWYYERDRLRDWLRMVPKPIGIMACDDNQGNNLIEACHAAGIQIPGDVSIIGVDNDELLCSLGSTTLSSIFVDIEEGGYRTAELIEKLVANPDAPYEDIVLKPVKLVGRISTAAFATDDAQIQKAVQFIHRNYQKKISVKDVIAEVALSRRLLERRFKAVTGQTLYQYISDLKIKRFAELLLDTDDQVVGIALSLGENDTKSISRRFKQIYGCSPNEWRERNQHKRKI, from the coding sequence ATGCTGCACCTGCTTTTCATCACCGACTTCACGGAGTCCTTCCCGAACAAGCTCCTCCAGGGGATTGTCCGCTATTCGCGCCGCAAGGAACAATGGGCCATCTGCCGCATGCCGCCCGCCTTCAAGGAGAAGATCGGCCTGCCCGGCGTGGTGAAGTTCGCCAAAGACTGGGGCGCTGACGCCGTCATCGGACAGTTCGAGGAGACCGACGACATCAGCCTGTTCCGCAAGAACGGCATCGTGGTCGTGGCCCAGGACTTCAAGAAGCGCTTCCAGACCATCCCCAACATCACGGCGGACTATCTGGGCACCGGCCGGATGGCCGCGCGCTTCTACATCGACCGCGGTTTCCGCAACTTCGGATTCTTCGGTTTCAACGAAGTCTGCTGGTCGGACGAACGCTGCGAGGGCTTCCGCCGCGAGGTGGAGGCCGCGGGCTACGGCAATTCCTTCTATGCCTACAACCTGCAGGAGATCGACCACCTGTGGTACTATGAGCGGGACCGCCTGCGCGACTGGCTCCGGATGGTGCCCAAGCCGATCGGCATCATGGCCTGCGACGACAACCAGGGCAACAACCTGATCGAGGCCTGCCACGCCGCCGGCATCCAGATCCCGGGCGACGTCTCCATCATCGGCGTGGACAACGACGAGCTGCTCTGCAGCCTCGGGAGCACCACCCTGTCCAGCATCTTCGTGGACATCGAGGAAGGCGGCTACCGCACGGCCGAGCTCATCGAGAAGCTCGTCGCCAACCCGGACGCGCCGTACGAGGACATCGTCCTGAAACCGGTCAAGCTCGTAGGGCGCATCTCCACGGCGGCCTTCGCCACGGACGACGCCCAGATCCAGAAGGCTGTCCAGTTCATCCACCGCAACTACCAGAAGAAGATCTCCGTCAAGGACGTGATCGCGGAGGTCGCCCTGTCCCGCCGCCTGCTGGAGCGCCGCTTCAAGGCCGTGACCGGGCAGACCCTCTACCAGTATATCTCCGACCTGAAGATCAAGCGCTTCGCCGAGCTGCTCCTGGACACCGACGACCAGGTCGTGGGCATCGCCCTCTCCCTGGGCGAGAACGACACCAAGAGCATCTCCCGCCGCTTCAAGCAGATCTACGGCTGCTCGCCGAACGAGTGGCGCGAACGGAACCAACATAAACGCAAGATATGA
- a CDS encoding hexosaminidase translates to MEIQNPPAGTEWTVWFSQFRTPVTMETDAPGTIEHISGTLYRVVPTADTKGAAMTLRYEARPLVNQCRAPEGFFLQRKGGKPVAVTAEYRFLPSEPVHSFDYSHVETGVYDIIPRLKEVKRLEGETDPAAEPTVSYVDGQRPGWYRITLADGAVRVEAADEDGAYYASVTLGRLRRNAQGAAVPAAVVTDWPDLPWRGLMLDVSRNFTQKADLLRLIDLMASYKASFLHLHFGDDEGWRIEIDALPELTSYGAARCLPVLREDGTIAEPDGLQPTYCVAARPGDDSPGNGYYSHADFVEILRYANERHIRIIPEFDTPGHSRAAVKSMEVRAQRTGDRSCLLSEPADTSVYESVQDYTDNVMNVALPSTYTFFETVFDGLIALYAEAGVPLEAIHIGGDEVPDGAWTGSPACAALLAENGRTDIGWLKEYFLNRLMDIAEARGIKLGGWQDVCQHVTPATLARLRANLALTNLWTVSHGRDVLPYEFAAEGLPVVISSAPNCYMDFAYNYGKTERGHSWGGFVDERRSFSLQPYDMYRSVRWDDYCNPVDLTHSGEGKPALTPASRPHIIGVEGHLWAETIRCFDHVTYYFFPKSLGLFERGWNASPSWAGTTAPDDPAFVADFDHFFSIVTDHEYPYYDSLGISYHRH, encoded by the coding sequence ATGGAGATCCAGAACCCGCCTGCCGGCACGGAGTGGACCGTCTGGTTCAGCCAGTTCCGCACCCCCGTCACGATGGAGACGGACGCGCCCGGCACCATCGAGCACATCAGCGGCACGCTCTACCGCGTCGTTCCGACGGCCGATACGAAGGGCGCCGCGATGACGCTGCGCTATGAGGCGCGGCCGCTGGTCAACCAGTGCCGCGCGCCGGAAGGATTCTTCCTGCAGCGCAAGGGCGGCAAGCCCGTCGCCGTGACGGCCGAATACCGTTTCCTGCCGTCCGAACCCGTCCACAGTTTCGACTACTCCCACGTGGAAACGGGTGTCTATGATATCATTCCCCGGCTCAAGGAAGTGAAGCGCCTGGAAGGCGAGACCGACCCGGCTGCGGAACCGACCGTCTCCTACGTCGACGGACAGCGCCCCGGCTGGTACCGGATCACGCTCGCCGACGGCGCCGTCCGTGTCGAGGCGGCCGACGAAGACGGCGCATACTACGCTTCCGTTACGCTCGGACGCCTGCGCCGCAACGCGCAGGGCGCCGCCGTGCCGGCCGCCGTCGTCACCGACTGGCCGGACCTGCCCTGGCGCGGTCTGATGCTCGACGTGAGCCGCAACTTTACCCAGAAGGCCGACCTGCTGCGCCTGATCGACCTGATGGCTTCCTATAAGGCCAGCTTCCTGCACCTGCACTTCGGCGACGACGAAGGCTGGCGCATCGAGATCGACGCCCTGCCGGAGCTCACCTCCTACGGCGCCGCCCGCTGCCTGCCGGTCCTCCGCGAGGACGGCACAATCGCCGAGCCGGACGGCCTGCAGCCGACCTACTGTGTCGCGGCACGGCCGGGCGACGACTCCCCGGGCAACGGCTATTACTCCCACGCCGACTTCGTCGAAATCCTGCGCTACGCCAACGAGCGCCATATCCGCATCATCCCCGAATTTGACACTCCGGGCCATTCCCGCGCCGCGGTCAAGTCGATGGAGGTGCGTGCGCAGCGGACTGGCGACCGCAGCTGCCTGCTCTCCGAGCCGGCGGACACTTCCGTCTACGAATCCGTGCAGGACTACACCGACAACGTGATGAACGTGGCCCTGCCGTCCACCTATACTTTCTTCGAGACCGTCTTCGACGGCCTGATCGCGCTCTACGCCGAGGCCGGGGTGCCGCTCGAGGCCATCCACATCGGCGGCGACGAGGTGCCGGACGGCGCCTGGACCGGCTCGCCGGCCTGCGCCGCGCTGCTGGCCGAGAACGGCCGCACCGACATCGGCTGGCTGAAGGAATACTTCCTGAACCGGCTGATGGACATCGCCGAGGCGCGCGGCATCAAGCTGGGCGGCTGGCAGGACGTCTGCCAGCACGTCACGCCCGCCACGCTCGCGCGGCTCCGCGCCAACCTCGCCCTGACCAACCTGTGGACCGTCTCGCACGGCCGCGACGTGCTCCCGTATGAGTTTGCCGCCGAAGGCCTGCCCGTCGTCATCTCCAGCGCCCCCAACTGCTACATGGACTTCGCCTACAACTACGGCAAGACCGAGCGCGGACACTCCTGGGGCGGCTTCGTGGACGAGCGCCGTAGCTTCTCCCTGCAGCCCTACGACATGTACCGTTCCGTCCGCTGGGACGACTACTGCAACCCGGTCGACCTGACGCATTCCGGCGAGGGCAAGCCCGCGCTGACCCCGGCCTCCCGGCCGCACATCATCGGCGTCGAGGGCCACCTCTGGGCCGAGACGATCCGCTGCTTCGACCACGTGACGTACTACTTCTTCCCGAAGTCGCTCGGCCTGTTCGAGCGCGGCTGGAACGCCAGCCCGTCCTGGGCCGGCACGACCGCCCCGGACGACCCGGCCTTCGTCGCCGACTTCGACCACTTCTTCAGCATCGTCACGGACCACGAATATCCCTACTACGACAGCCTCGGCATTTCCTATCACCGCCACTGA